The Lampris incognitus isolate fLamInc1 chromosome 17, fLamInc1.hap2, whole genome shotgun sequence genome contains a region encoding:
- the anks3 gene encoding ankyrin repeat and SAM domain-containing protein 3, which translates to MSELSDEASESEQFGSSLSLWLGDTVVRPEELNVSLDLHTACSIGQYDVVAECIKKREVNLDGKNIGGWTPLMYASYIGHDNIANLLLEAGVNVNATTAKGLTPLMLAASCGNESIAYFLLQQGAELELKDCRGWTSLLHCTSTGHQQMVKFLLDNNANANVKEPVSGFTPLMEAAASGHEIIVQYLLDHRVKIDERNAKGETARALAMTFGYTKIASLIDSRSPKVKPEHFEDLSSSEDSDSAPSRLRPSRSRTKGPSIHDGPQAIAKFRVGGTATKPCERAAVPPGYMTFRDVGEPSAGICYRDVTSPINELDGQSNSSREESPFFDNDMPTMRSSSSSSECLPRVVALSWEDSLESNEDSDQSKKSSSRRVNKSHHSKGKIRHTNNHTVQSSGTGNCGMRPPVVPPPSYTGPKDLAEFLEQIGFSKYLPLLEEQDIDLRIFLTLTENDLKEVGITLFGPKRKMTSAIARWHSSARPPSDALEQAYADQLEAEMQEMAIQLHKRCEEVESLQGQVSQERELRTVMEGCLMEDKMAWRRVHTELVESHRLSQEMSANLEKARTCRVELFSLLGAGEGEDKRRDDTGGEGKDGLEPSHVSELMKKLDCYEEELAGTLQTVLQNLRRLSLPEKLTDSWERP; encoded by the exons GCGAGAGGTGAACCTGGATGGGAAGAACATCGGGGGCTGGACTCCCCTGATGTATGCATCTTACATTGGTCACGACAACATCGCTAATCTCCTATTGGAGGCTGGGGTGAATGTGAATGCCACCACCGCCAAAGGCCTCACCCCCCTCATGCTGGCTGCCAGCTGTGGCAATGAAAGCATTGCCTACTTTCTGCTGCAG CAAGGAGCTGAGTTGGAGTTGAAGGATTGCCGGGGCTGGACATCCCTCCTCCACTGCACCAGCACAGGCCATCAGCAGATGGTCAAGTTCCTGTTGGACAACAATGCTAATGCAAATGTCAA gGAGCCGGTGTCTGGCTTCACTCCTCTGATGGAGGCAGCAGCCTCTGGACATGAAATCATTGTTCAGTATCTGCTGGACCAT AGGGTGAAGATAGATGAGAGGAATGCTAAAGGAGAAACAGCCCGAGCTCTCGCCATGACGTTTGGCTACACCAAGATTGCCAGCCTCATAGACTCACGCTCTCCTAAGGTCAAACCAG AACACTTTGAAGACCTGAGCTCCTCTGAGGACTCAGACAGCGCCCCCTCCAGGCTGAGGCCAAGCCGGAGCCGAACCAAAGGGCCCAGCATCCATGATGGACCCCAGGCCATTGCCAAGTTCAGAGTAGGCGGAACCGCCACCAAACCCTGCG AGCGGGCCGCTGTTCCGCCAGGGTACATGACATTCCGCGACGTCGGGGAACCAAGTGCTGGGATCTGTTACCGGGATGTCACCTCACCCATCAACGAGCTGGATGGGCAGAGCAACAGCAGCAGAG AGGAGAGTCCATTCTTTGATAATGACATGCCCACcatgaggagcagcagcagcagtagcgaGTGTCTGCCCCGTGTGGTCGCTCTCAGTTGGGAAGATTCTCTGGAGAGCAATGAG GACTCTGACCAGTCCAAGAAGAGTAGCTCTCGCCGAGTAAACAAGAGCCATCACTCTAAAGGTAAAATACGTCATACCAATAACCACACTGTGCAGTCCAGCGGCACTGGGAACTGTGGGATGCGCCCTCCTGTTGTTCCACCCCCGTCCTACACCGGTCCCAAG GATTTGGCAGAGTTCCTAGAGCAGATTGGCTTTTCCAAGTACCTCCCCCTGCTGGAAGAGCAAGACATCGACCTGAGGATATTTCTGACCCTCACCGAGAATGATCTTAAAGAAGTGGGGATCAC GCTGTTTGGACCCAAGCGTAAGATGACCTCTGCCATCGCCAGGTGGCACAGCAGTGCCCGGCCACCCAGCGACGCCCTGGAGCAGGCCTATGCCGACCAACTGGAGGCCGAGATGCAGGAGATGGCTATCCAGCTACACAAG AGGTGTGAGGAGGTGGAGAGCTTGCAGGGTCAGGTGTCCCAGGAGAGGGAGTTGCGTACGGTGATGGAGGGATGTCTCATGGAAGACAAGATGGCGTGGAGGAGGGTCCATACCGAACTGGTGGAGTCCCACCGGCTGTCCCAAGAGATGAGCGCCAACCTCGAGAAGGCTCGCACCTGTCGGGTGGAGCTGTTCTCCTTGCTGGGCGCTGGCGAAGGGGAGGACAAGAGGAGAGATGACACCGGAGGTGAAG GTAAGGATGGTTTGGAGCCCAGCCATGTGTCAGAGCTGATGAAGAAGCTGGACTGCTATGAGGAAGAACTAG CGGGGACCCTGCAGACAGTCCTCCAGAACCTGCGGCGATTGAGCCTTCCAGAGAAGCTCACAGACAGCTGGGAACGACCTTGA